The proteins below come from a single Zhouia spongiae genomic window:
- a CDS encoding UDP-glucuronic acid decarboxylase family protein, with the protein MKRVLITGAAGFLGSHLCDRFIKEGFYVIGMDNLITGDLKNIEHLFKQENFEFYHHDVTKFVHVPGKLDYILHFASPASPIDYLKIPIQTLKVGALGTHNLLGLAKEKDARILIASTSEVYGDPLVHPQSEDYYGNVSTIGPRGVYDEAKRFMESITMAYHRFHGLDTRIVRIFNTYGPRMRLNDGRVIPAFIGQALRGEDLTIFGDGLQTRSFCYVDDQVEGIYRLLMSKEHLPVNIGNPDEITIKDFAEEIIKLTGTGQKVVYKPLPQDDPMQRQPDISKAKEVLDWEPKVEREEGMRITYEYFKSLSSEELYKKEHKDFSMHNKK; encoded by the coding sequence ATGAAAAGAGTACTCATTACCGGCGCAGCCGGTTTTTTAGGATCACATCTGTGTGATAGATTTATCAAGGAAGGGTTTTATGTAATAGGGATGGATAATCTTATTACCGGCGATCTTAAAAATATAGAGCACTTGTTCAAACAGGAGAATTTTGAATTCTATCATCACGATGTAACCAAGTTTGTTCATGTTCCGGGTAAACTGGACTATATTCTGCATTTTGCTTCACCAGCAAGTCCTATCGACTATTTGAAAATACCGATTCAGACTCTTAAGGTAGGAGCTTTAGGCACCCATAACCTTCTCGGATTGGCAAAAGAAAAGGATGCCAGGATTCTGATAGCCTCAACTTCTGAAGTATATGGAGATCCGCTGGTACATCCGCAATCAGAAGATTACTATGGGAACGTAAGTACTATTGGCCCGCGTGGAGTTTATGACGAGGCTAAAAGATTTATGGAATCTATTACGATGGCTTATCATCGTTTTCATGGTCTGGATACCCGTATTGTTCGGATCTTTAATACCTACGGGCCGAGGATGCGTTTAAATGACGGCAGGGTTATCCCTGCTTTCATAGGCCAGGCCCTTCGGGGCGAAGACCTGACGATCTTCGGCGATGGATTGCAGACAAGATCGTTTTGTTATGTAGACGACCAGGTGGAAGGTATCTATCGCTTGCTGATGAGCAAGGAGCACCTTCCGGTTAATATCGGAAATCCGGACGAAATTACCATCAAGGATTTTGCTGAAGAAATCATTAAACTTACCGGAACAGGCCAGAAAGTGGTATACAAGCCGCTGCCTCAAGACGACCCGATGCAAAGACAACCCGATATATCGAAGGCCAAGGAGGTTTTAGACTGGGAACCAAAAGTAGAAAGAGAGGAAGGCATGCGGATTACCTATGAGTATTTTAAATCCCTGTCTTCTGAAGAGCTTTATAAAAAAGAACATAAAGACTTTTCTATGCATAACAAAAAGTAA